The DNA window AACAACAAACTGCAATAACATAACCATACATCAGCAAAACTTCTCTTAAAATGCACACAATATTCATCActtaattgtgagagccaatCATAACATTACCCATCTATAACAAAGCTGTGGTTGCCCCGAACCTGGCcgtgtccaaggccaggctgggcagggcctggagcagcccggGCCAggggaagatgtccctgcccagggcagggctggcaccggACGGGCTTTAAGGTcgctccatcccaaaccattgCAGAGCCCCCGGGGCCGGGATGGGGCAGGGCGGGCGCTCGGCAGCGCCACCAGCTCGTGCTGCCGCCTGCTGTCGGCACCCGGAACTGCAGCCGGAGCGCTGATCGCCCGCGCTCGCTGCTGCCCTCCGGTGGACAATTCCCGAAGCACAACTCCAGGCGATGAGCGGGTAAAGCGGGAAAATCCCcgatgtgaaagaaaaaagagtttCCTGAGCGAAACACCAGGgtgttttcataaataaatgGGTGGTGCTGCCTCTCTCCCcatttctccattttatttttcatcctttttctttctgtttttcttttttttccgCCTAATGCTTCTTCTGTTGTGTTACCTCAATTCAGGTACTTTGGAACTGGGCCCAAACTGatctttcatccttttttaaTTGCACTGAGCAGCCCCcgccagctccctcagccactcctgctgctccagactcttccccagctccatccctttgctccagcctctccaggaCCTTTGTGAGGGCCTGCAGTGAACGAGGTAAAAGGGAGGAACATTTCTCCATCACCTCTCTGAAGATCGAGgtttgaaaaataaacctttaaGTCGCCTCTAACAAAAACTCTAGGAACTGCTTTATTTTAGGAAATGAGGCACCCTGCAGGAAAGGCATTAAAAGAGCTGCAGCGGATACATCAGACGTGCCAGCAGCAAATTTTGGTAAACTTTTGACGCGCCGGGCAAGCAAGGATCAAAtttttgatacattttttaTACGGCAGGCGAGCAAGCGGCAATTTTTTGATACATCAGGCGAGGCAGCCAAGGAGCGTTAGGAGGTGGCCGTGACATTGCCACTCCCAAACCCCTCTGTCGGGAAGTGGCCAAGCGGCCCCAGGCGCTGCCCAATCTCTGCTGTCCGTGCTGTCCTGCgctgtcctggctgctctgtCACCCCCCgtgctggtcctgctgccctggcGCCGCTccctggctgggcagctctCAGAGGGGCTTCCCCTGGATGGACGCCTTGTCACAGTGACCATGGTGGCCACAGCAGCTGTAGTGGCCACAGTGGCCTTGGTCACCTTGGTAACCATGGTGGCCACGGTGGCCTCAGTAGTTACAATGACCAAGGTGGCCACCGTGGCCTCTGTAGCCTCATGGGTCACTTTGGCCACAATGGCCATGCTGACCATGGTGGTTCCAATGCCCAGAGTGGCCAGTGCGGTCATAGGGGCCAAAGTGGCCACACTGGCAGCAATGGTCAGAGTGGCCATGGTGGCAATAATGGACATAGTGGCCACAGTGACCACAGGGGCAACAATGGCTACTGTGGTCACAGTGGACACAGTGGCCACACTGACCTCAGTAGTTTAGTGCATCCCAGCACAGTAGCCTTGGTGGCGCATTTTCTCTGGGTCCTGGTGGCCTTTATGATCACGGTGGCCACAGAGGCCTCCAAGGCCACAGTGACCTCGGTGGCTTCACGACTCAGAGGTTCCAATGGCCACTGCCATGGCCACGGTAGCCAGGAGAAGTCCTCCAAGATGGGGAAAGTTCCTGGGGAGGCTCCCACCTGTGGGGACAAAGAGAGCGGTCAGGGAGACAATGGGATGAGGGGGTCATAGGGGGAGGGACAGGGGTGACAGGAGGGCCCTGAGGGTGTGAGAGGTCAGAGGGGGCCATAACAAGGTCTCttcccctgtgcccagccatGGGTGTCCTTGTCCCCCCAACCCCAGCACtggatgtccctgtccccctcaCCTGGCACTGAGTGTCTCCATCCCCTGTGCCCAGCTatggctgtccctgtccttgtcccttgTCCTGCCTCCCACCCACagtgggtgtccctgtcccctctgggccatgggtgtccccagcaccgTGTGTCCTCGTCCCCAACCCTCACTgagtgtccccatcccccccGGCTGTTCCCATGATGTCACCTCGCAGCCACTCGCAGTTGTAGTTGCTGGAGTTCCCGGCGGAGCGAAGCCCAATTTTCAACGTGTTTCCTTCCGCCTTGACATCAATGACCTCGAAGGTCTCGAAGGGTGGGACCAGCACTTCCTTCTGACTTTCATCGTAGGAGAACTTCTGGATGTCCACGCCATGGCACGTGTACACCTCAAACATTGTGTCTGTCCCATAACGCTGGGAGACCTCTTTGCTCTGCGACGTCGAAGCGAATTGACCGAAGCGGACTTTCTCACCAGGTTCCACCTCAAAGTGGTAGTTTCTCACCCCCCGGAACACATTCTGACAGTCATTAGGGCGTCTCAGCTTCTGGAGGGCCTGGGTCAGCAGGAAATGCAGCGTTTTGAAGTGGAAGTTGTCCCGGTATTCCTGGCTGGAGCGTCCAGCCTCGCGCACGGCACTGTTGAACTCCCGGTACACGTCGTTCATGGTGTAGGCCATGAGGGCGatggcctgggctggggacagagtggaTGAAGAGGAGCCCCGCTTCTGCCACTCGGCCGTGGCCTTCACCCAGACCTGGGCAAAGTTCTTGTTCTCCTGGAACTCAGAGCTGTTGAGGGCCGGCAACGCCGCGGTCATGGCAGGGCCGCAGTTCAGGTACTGGTCATCAAAGGACTTCTGGGCCATGTCCAGGGGCACCACCTTGATGGCTGCAGTGGCCATGgtcactgccagcagtgccaggataTGAGCCAGGGGGGCCATGGAGAAGAGAGTCCACTGTGGGACACTGGGGGAtacagaggggacacagaggacACACTGTGTGACACAGGGCGGACActgggggacaccaggggatgctgaggggaCACTGATGGGACACAGGGGATGCTGAGAGACATGGTGGGACATGGGACGGT is part of the Vidua chalybeata isolate OUT-0048 chromosome 1, bVidCha1 merged haplotype, whole genome shotgun sequence genome and encodes:
- the LOC128790091 gene encoding NAD(P)(+)--arginine ADP-ribosyltransferase 2-like, which produces MAPLAHILALLAVTMATAAIKVVPLDMAQKSFDDQYLNCGPAMTAALPALNSSEFQENKNFAQVWVKATAEWQKRGSSSSTLSPAQAIALMAYTMNDVYREFNSAVREAGRSSQEYRDNFHFKTLHFLLTQALQKLRRPNDCQNVFRGVRNYHFEVEPGEKVRFGQFASTSQSKEVSQRYGTDTMFEVYTCHGVDIQKFSYDESQKEVLVPPFETFEVIDVKAEGNTLKIGLRSAGNSSNYNCEWLRGGSLPRNFPHLGGLLLATVAMAVAIGTSES